CCCCGATATCGAGATCGAGCTGCAGGCCATTCCAGAGGGGGAGTACAAGACCAAGTTGCTCGCCGCCCTTGCGGCCGGGAGCGGCCCAGACGTCGCCCAGATCCCTTCGAACGCTATGACTGAGTTTTACAACTACGGTTTGATTCAGCCTTTCCCCGAAAGTGTCGTCACTCCTGAAAGTATCATCAACGACTACATACCGGCCGCGGTCGAAAAGCTGGTAATAGAGGGAGAGGTCTATGGTGTTCCCACCGATGTCCAGACTATTGTTCTCTTCTACAATCCCGTTCTTTTCGAAGCGGCCGGACTCGATCCGAACAGACCACCGCAGGATTGGAACGAGCTGATTGAATACGCGCGAAAGACCACGATCTGGCAGGACGGCAAGATGGTGCAATCTGGTTGGGGAATAGCAGGCTATCATCCGGTTGTCGAGACCTTCATGCGCCAAGCCGGAGCCACTTTCTGGGATGAAAGCGGCGAAAAGATAGTTTTCGAAGAGGCCCAGCTCGAAGCTTTGAAGTTCATCACCGATGCGGTGAAGGTCGAGAAGGTCTATGTTCCCGAGTTCGGAAGCAGATGGACCGGTTTCAAGCAGATCAAACAGGCCATGGTCTTCGGTCACGGCGCCATGGTCGGTTCGTTCCTGAGCACGGGAAGCAAGGATCTGGTCTTCAAGACGGCGCTCGCGCCGGCTCATCCGGTGACCGGTTCGAGAGCCAACGTTATAACAAACTGGGCGCTCGTTATAATGAGCGATGCCGACAACAGTGAGGCCGCCGCGAAGTGGCTGACATATATTACCTCTGCCGACGCACAGAAGAAATGGATGTTGAAGACCGGCGAACTCCCATCGCTTAAGAAGGTTCTCGAAGATCCCGAGCTGCTTTCAAACGATCTGTACGTACCGATCTTCGAGTCTCTCAAGTACGCCGTTCCGACCTTCTCCAGGGGTTGGGCCGATCCGGCTTCGGAATTGCGGGAGATAGCCTACAATGAAATCATAAACAACAACATGGATCCGAAAGCCGCACTGGAGAAGGCTATAAAGGAGATAAACATTTATCTAGAAGAGACTTTCAGTCAGTTCTGACTCAAGGGCCTGAAAAGGCCCTTGATTGGAGGTAGAAGGTATGGTGCCGGGTAAACATAAAGTGGTTTTTTTCACGGGAATACTGTTGATAGCGTTATCGCTCTTTCTGCCCTTCGCGAGCGGTAAAGAAAGCCTGATGGCCTGGGACTTCTCTCTGGCAGGGGTACGTTTGCCGTTCATTATAATTCCACTCGCTCTGGCCTGTATTGTGGCCTACACGTTTGGAAAGATTTTTCTGATTCTCGCTCTTTCACTGGTCCTGTTGATTATCGATCTCACCTGCATCTTTTCCAAGGAACAGTGGAAACCGGCCCTGAAGTCCAAGTTCTTTCTCGATTTCTTCAAAGTGACCTGGGTGGGCTGGTATCTCCTCGCCGTTGGCGCTTTGCTGATAATTGTAGCCACGATAACGCTTTTCAGAGACCGTAAGAGGGCACCGTACCTTTTTCTTATGCCCATGCTGGCGGGAATAGGTTTCCTGACGTTCTTTCCAGCCCTCTTCGCGCTTTTCATAAGTTTCAGAAAATGGAACATACTGATCGCGAACAAACCCTTCGTGGGTCTGGCCAACTTTGAAAAGGCCTTCTCCGACGAGTACTTTTGGAGATCGATCTGGATCAGTTTCAAATACGCGCTTGGCGTGATTCCAGCCAAGATACTGATAGCTTTCTTCTTCGCCTTTCTGATATACGCCATCCCGAAGTTCAAGGGCTTTTTCAGGGTCGTTTACTTCCTACCGACCGTCACTTCCGTCGTGGCGGTGAGCGTCATCTGGAACTGGATATACAACCCCTACTACGGCGTGGCGAACTATGTGCTAAGCGTATTCGGCATACCGCCGGTCAACTGGCTCGGCGATCCTAAAACGGCCATCTGGGCCGTCGCTGCCGTTGCCGTCTGGCGGGGAGTGGGTTATGATATCATCATCTTTCTGGCAGGGCTCAACGATATACCCAGAACCACGGTTGAAGCCTCGCAGATCGACGGCGCGAACGGCTGGCAGAGACTGAGGTATATACTGATCCCGCTGATGAAGCCGTCGCTCGTCTTCGTGTTCATAACCTCCACGATCGGTGCGATACAGGTTTTCTCGGAGATTTATATGATGACCGGCGGCAACGCCGAAACGAAAACGGCCGTTTATTACATCTGGGAATACGGTTTCAGCAGGCTTCAAATGGGCTATGCCAGTACGATGTCGCTGATCCTCTTCGCGATCATACTTACGATCTCCCTTATACAGATGAGAGTAACACGGCTTCTAAAGGAGGAGTGAGATGGCTTCCAGAAGAACTTCAAAAGTCGTTCTTTACACGCTGGCGTATGCTCTTTTGATCATCTTCGCCTTCATAATGCTGATGCCCTTCGTCTGGATGCTTCTCTCGACTTTCAAGGATCAGAGAGAACTATTCGAGTTTCCGCCGAAGTTCCTGCCGAAGAAGCTCACTTTGAACAATTACATAGAAGTATTCAAGACAGTCCCCTTCGTAAGGTACTATCTCAACAGTCTCCTGGTGACCTTCTCCTCGGTCGTTCTGAACCTCTTCTCTTCGAGTCTGGCCGGTTACGCCTTCGCCAAGTACCGTTTCAAAGGCCGGGAGATTATCTTCAAGGTCATACTGGGGGCGATGATGATACCCTTCCCGGTAACCATCATTCCGCTTTATATAATGGTCTACGATCTAGGGCTGGTCGATTCTTACTTTGCACTGATCATAACCGGTTCGGTGAGTATCTTCGGTACTTTCCTGATGAGGCAATTCATCGTCAACATACCCGACGATCTACTCGACGCCGCACGAATAGATGGATCTTCCGAGTTCGGTACCTACGTACGGATCATCCTGCCAAATCTGAGGGCACCGCTATCGGCGCTGGCCGTTTTCTCCTTTATGTCGACCTGGAACGCCTTCCTTTGGCCTTTGCTAGTAGTTAACGACGACAGGCACAGGACCGTGCAGCTGGGCGTTCAATTCTTCACACAGAGGTATGGAGACCTGATACACTTGCAGATAACGGCTGCCGCTATGGCCATTATTCCGATAATAGTGTTGTACCTCTTCCTGCAGAAGCAGTTCATTCAGGGTATAACCATGACTGGTCTCAAAGGTTAAGAAAGGAGAGAATTCTGTCGATGAGAGTTTTGCTGTTCGCTTTACTGCTGTCGATTGTCTCGCTGTCTTTCGCCACGCCGGATAACGTGGTTCTTGTCGTCGGCGACGGTATGGGCTTCAACCATCTCTTCCTCTCGGAACTGCTCTACGGGGAGAATCCGGCGACGAGACTCTTCAGGGTCTCCCTCGGTCTAAATTCGCCTGTAGATGCCCTGATAACCGACTCGGCCGCCGCGGCCACCGCCCTTTTCTCCGGAGTCAGAACGGTCAACAACGCCGCAGGGCTCGATCCATCGGGCAACCCCGTGCAGTCGGTGGCAACGGTGCTGAAAGAGAGGGGCTGGAAGGTCGCGATGATAACCAACGCCAGATATTATGACGGCACGCCTGCCGCTTTTTACGCGCACGCCTTCAGAACCGACGATCTTCAGATAACCGAGGATTTAGTGAACAGCGATATCGATCTCTTCGTCGCTGGCGGACTTGAAAAACTCGGTCTGAATCCCTTCACCGGAAAGCCAAAAAAGAACGGAACGCTCGAGAGATTGGCCGCCAGTGGTTACACCGTATACGGCCTGCAGTTCGAGAAACTCTTCGAACCGATCGGCGAGAAGAAGGGGAGCATGGCCTTTCTCTCGATGGGTGATAACAGCTTTGAAAACGCTTTGCTTCCCAACGAGATGTCTCTTCCGGAGATCGTCAGGAAGAGCCTTGAATTGATCGCCGGACCGAAACTCTTTCTGGTAGTAGAAGCGGCCAGGATAGACGACGCTTCGCACATAAACGACGATGCGGTGGTTAAAGCCGAGTTGCTGGCCTTCCAGAAGACCGTTCGGTTGCTGCTGGACAGCTTCGATAACTCGAAGACTCTCTTCCTGATACTGGCCGATCATGAGACTGGCGGCCTGAGCATAATCATGGGCGACGAGAGGGCGATCGACCTCGAGATCGCCTGGTGCAGCGGAGACCACACGGCCTCTTACATACCGATCCTATCTTACGGAGAAGGTAGCGAAAGCTTCTCCGATTTCCTCCATCTTAGTGATGTCAATAGAATACTTTTGGAGATTCTTGGGGGTGAAGTGAGATGAAAAAGGCCCTTGTCTGTCTCTTCCTTTTGATGGGGATGATATCCATGGCCCTGACGATTAAGGTTATGACCTACAACATTCGCCACGCGAGAGGGGTCGACGACGTTGTCGATCTGCAGAGGATAATAGATGTCGTCCGTTCTGAAGAGCCCGACATTCTGATACTCAACGAGGTCGATCAAGGCAATCCGAGAACGGCCGGAATACACCAGGCCGGGGAGATCGCCGAAGCGCTCGGTATGAATCTCTTCTTCGGGCCAACCGAAGGGACGAGTTATTACGGTAACGCCGTACTCGCCAGGTTTGAGATAGTCCAAGCCAGGAGCGTAACCTTGCCCCAGCCGAAATGGCTCAATGCCGCAAAGCGCGGAGCGGCCATCGCGGCAATCGAGATAGAAGGAGTGCGGGTTCTGGTGGTGGGTACACATCTCGGTCTGGCCGGTATAAAGGAGATCGAGACCGAGCTGAGCGAGATCTACTCAATAGTGCGAGAAAGCGGTTTACCGGCGATCGTTGCGGGAGACTTCAACGTAGAGTATTTCGATCTTGAGAACCGCATGAAAGAAGTGATAGAGGAACTGAGATCGGTGAATCATTATCTGGGTATCGACCTGCATACTATACCTGCGAACAACCCCGGCCCGCAGATCGACTATATCCTGGCAAGTCGAGAATTTCTTCCGGTCAACGCCTACACCGTACCCTCGCTGGCCTCCGATCACCTGCCGGTTGTGGCTTTGCTGGAGATGGGAAGATGAAACCGCGATTGCTTTTCATAACAGTCGATGCGCTCGGTCCGGAAATTCTCGCCAGGGCGAAAGCTCCGGTGATAAAACGAATAATGGAGGAAGGTTTATCTGTTCAGAAGGCGACTTCCCATTTTCCCACACTCACGACGCCGATGATGAGCACCATACTCACCGGCTGCCTTCCCGACCGCCATGGAATCGAGTGTAACACCAGACTGGATATAGGGGCAGGCAGGGTGAGGGGAAAGTTACGCGATCTGAAAGTGGCGACTATAGGCGATATACTCGTCGAGAATGGTTACAGCGTGGCCTCGGTGCAGCATTTCATGCTCGAAGGACGGGCAGGCATTTCTTACACCCAGACCGACGGGGCCAATACGACGGAAATGACGGACCTCATCGCCGGTTGCATGGAAGAGTTTGACGCCGTTTTCACGATTTTTCAGGCCGTTGATGCAGCCGGTCACAGGTTCGGTCCTTTCCATGAAAGGACACTGGCCGAGGTCGAGAAAATAGACGGGGCGATCGGCAGGCTTTTGGAGGTCTGGAAGGGAAGTGAGTTTCTCCTGGTGATCTCGTCAGACCATTCAATGAGTTACGCCGACAGGGCAAGCGATTTTTCGATAGAGGAGTTCTTCGCCTCCATGAATCTGAAGGCAGCTTTCATTGGTGAGGGCGAATCGTTCTCGAACCTCGACATTGCGATGCTTAGATACCCAACCGTGCCGATCTTTCTTCTGAGCGAAAGGGCCAGGAACCTTCGCGTAGAGATAACCAATCGTTTGAGAAACGAGAGAGAACTCTGGCGCGTCTATTCGAAAGAAGAGATGGAAAGCCTGGGCAACGGCCGCTACGGAGATATAGCCTGCACGCTGAACAAAGGAGTTACCACAGCCAGGGCACTGGTGGAAATGGGGGGATTCGGCTATCATGGAACCGAGGGCGAGGAGGGAACCGTGATCGCTTTCCAGGGTAGTATGTTGAAAAGCCGTAGAATACCGGCGGCAAGACTGGCCGATATCGTACCGACGACACTGAGGATTCTCTCGATAGAAAGCGAAAGGAAATTCGATGGTGAAAACATCTGGAGCTGTGATGATGGGCGTTGATTTTGACTTTCACATTCATACGGTCTTTTCCGATGGTTCGATGTCCTTCGAAGAGCTTCTGACTGCGCTAAAACGTGCCGGCCTGTCGAAATGCGGGATAACCGATCACTTCGAAACGGGGTTGCCCCATTCTGTGGCCGTGTCGGAAGCCAATTATATGGACCTCTTCAACAGGTTCAAAAAGGAAGCGGGAAATTCTGGCATAGAAGTCTTTCTTGGTGGCGAGACGGGGCTGGGACCGGACGGTTTGATGCTTCCGACCGGGGCGCCGCCTTTCGATTTCTTGATCGCCAGCGTACACAGGGTAAACGGAAGACATAAAAGCGAATCCGACTACTGGAGAGAGTACAGGACTTACATAGAACGCGGAATAGAAAAGGGAGGCTTTCAGATTCTGGGCCATGTCGAGGGTTATCTTCCCACGGCACCTCTTGGAGCAAACGGCGGAACCTTCGATGAACGCCGCGAGATCGAGCGTTATTACGCGGCGAAGTATCTCACGCTCGATTGGTACGCCTCGATAGCTCCGACTCTTGTAAAGAGCGGTGTGGCCGTGGAGATACACGAGATGTCCTCATCGCCACGGTTGGAGGTGATCGATCTCCTCCAACGAAAGGGCGTTAGGTTCTCTTACGGAACCGATTCACACGGGCCGGAACAGCTTATGAAGAGAGAATTCATTACCAGAGTGTTGAACTGCACTCGATTGAACGAAGCCGATATATTCAAACCGGAAAAGAGAAGAGGAGGAGCGAGATGCACTCGATAGCGATACTTGGAGCTGGAATGATGGGGAACGTCCACGCGAGGGCCTACCGGGCCATGGGTGAGATCAGTTCCCTCTGGATAATCGATCCAGTCGAAAGCAGGGCAAAGGCAATCTCCGAAAAATACGGAGCAAACGTTGCCAGTTTTGAGGAAGTTCTGGAAAACGGCGTCATAGACATAGTGGATATCTGCACGCCGACATTCACGCACGGCGAGCTTGCCGTCAGGGCGCTGGAGGCCGGCAAGCACGTCTTCTGCGAAAAGCCCGTAGCGCTCAAGATAGAAGAGGCCAGGGCAATGGACGGGGCGGCAAAAAAGAGCGGCAGGAAGTTCATGGTGGGCCACGTCGTACGTTTCTTTCCGCAATATATAAGAGTGAGGGAGCTCGCGGTTGCCGGAGACATCGGAGAAATAGTGATGGCAAGACTTTACAGGGGAGGTTCCTTTCCCTCTCACGGTATTGACAACTGGTTTGCCGATATTGACAAGAGCGGAGGCGTCTTCGTAGATCTCTCCATACACGACTTCGATTTTCTCAGAAAACTACTGGGGCCTGTCAAGACCGTCGAAGCGAGGTCCGTAGCGCTGAGCTCGGAAAGGAAGAAAGACTCTTTCGATCATGGCATGGCGATTCTTAGGTTCGAGTCCGGCGCTCTGGCGCACATCGAAGGCAGCTGGGCCGAACCGACCGGGATGCCTGTCAACTTCGGAACCTTCTACGAATTCGTTGGCACAAAGGGAATGATAACCAATAGCTACGAGAGAGAGACGACGCTTCGTCTGCAAACCTCGATCGACGGAAAGCCGAAATACTCGCAGGAGAATACCGCCTATTACGATCCGTACGCTGAAGAATTGAAATCTTTCATACTTTCGATAGATGAAGACAGGGAAGTCCCGGTTAACGGGCAAGAAGCCGTAGAATCGTTGAGAGTCGCGCTGGCTGCCAACCTGTCGGCAAAGCTGCACAGACCGGTCGAGCTTTCGGAGGTGTTTTGAGATGATGAAAATCGCGATCCTCGGTATTGCGCATATGCACGGTTACAGCTATGTGAGAGCCTTGAAGAGAATGAACGATATCGAGATAACGGGGCTTTTCGACGAGGACAGATCCAGGATGAGTACGGCCTGTAAAGAGCTTGGTGTCAAGCCTTACGAACACCCCGAAGAACTCGTTGCCGGCAGCGATGGCGTGATAGTGACGAGCGAGAACTCGACCCACAGGAAGTTCGTCGAAATCGCTGCCAAAGCCGGAAAACACGTTCTCTGTGAAAAGCCTATCGCGACAAGCGTGGAAGACGCGGAGGCGATGATCGAGATCTGCCGCAGGAACAGTGTGAAGCTTCAAATGGCCTTTCCGGTTAGGTACAGCGCTTCCGTGAGAAAGGCCAGGGAGATCATCACGGGCGGCCTGCTGGGCGAGGTAGTGAGTCTGGTGGGAACCAACCACGGGAGAATGCCGGGTGGCTGGTTCACAGACCCCGTTCTGGGCGGTGGCGGCGCCGTTATGGACCACACCGTGCACGTGGTGGATATAGTGAGATGGCTTCTGAATTGTGAATTCACGCAGGTTTACGCCACTTACGGCACTCTTATACACGACATACCGGTCGAAGACTGCGGACTGGAGATGTTCAAACTCTCGACAGGACAGTACATGACGCTCGATTGCAGCTGGTCTAGACCGAAGGCACATCCCTATTGGGGAGATGTAACGCTCCACATAGTCGGAACTAGGGGAACGCTCTTTCTGGATGTCTTCAACTCAAAGATCGAGGTCTATTCCAACGAAAAGGGCAATCGATGGGAAAATTACGGCGACAATCTCGATTCGTTAATGATAGAGGAGTTCCTGAAAGTCCTTAGGGAGGGCAAGGAGCCTTTTACCGAAGGAAACGATGGTTTGCAGTCGCTCAAAGTCGTAATGGCTGCATACAGAAGCTTCAGAGAGGGAAAGGTAGTGGAAGTCTGAAGAGCGAGAAGAGCCTCCTTCGTCTAGGAGCGTGGACCCGTCCTTTGAGAGAGCCTAGAGCACGCGCGGAATATCAATCCGTCATTCTGAGCTTGACTCAGAATCACGGTTTTCTAAGGAGTGGATCCCGGGTCGGAGCCCGGGATGACAGGATAGGGGCGTTCTGGATGCGTAATGTCGAGGAACTGCTCCCAATGCTCTCACGAAGGACGGGGCCATGATCTGGGACGAACAACGAAGGACGGCTCTTCTGAGCGAGATCCCGTATATAAAGAGCGGGGTCCCGTTTAGGATTCCTGAATAGGAGCATTTCAGGACAGGCTCATCAGGGCAGGCTCTCCCCTCACGTCATCCTGACGTGCTCCAAGTCAGGATCCCGGTCTTCGCGAAAAACGGGACAGACGTCAGGAGCCCGTCAGTCCCCATTTTCGCGAGGGGGAGCGTTTCAGGACAGGCTCTCCCTTCCCGTGTACGAAGCTAACTTTCGAACACTCTCGTGTTCTAGAAGTACCGTCAATCGTCCCTGTCGGGCAGTGCCTTGACCAAATTGGGTATGATGCCTATAGAGACTCCCTCGCCTTCGGCGAAGACTTTTTTCTCGGCCGGGTTGTCTATTTGGACAAGAATCTCGCCACGGTCGGTCGATACGAAGGATTCAAGGCTGCCGCCGAGATATATGTTCGTGTTGACTCTGCCTTCGATCATGCCTGCGCCCGATTCGAGAAGTTTGAGCGATTCCGGCCTGGCCATTATCACGCCTTTATCGCCCGGTTTCAACTCCGGAGAGAACTTGCCTACTTCGAAAACCTTATCTTCGAATCTCACGCTGCACCTTCCGTCGACAGACATTATCTCGACTGGCAGGAAGGCCACTTTGCCCACAAAACCGGCCACGAACTTGGAGTCGGGGTCTTCGTAGATCCTGTCTGGCGAGCCGATCTGTCTTATGAAGCCGTTTTTCATCACTATAATCCTGTCGGAAAGACTCATCGCCTCGACCCTGTCATGTGTGACGTAGATCGTGGTGATCCCCAGGGATTTCTGAATACGTTTTATTTCCACCCTCATCTGCTCCCTGAGGAGCGCATCGAGATTGGAGAGCGGCTCGTCCAGTAGAAGAACTGAGGGCTCGACTATCAGGCTCCTGGCCAGCGCCACCCTTTGCTGTTGACCGCCCGAAAGCTTGGAAGGCGGTCGCTGGGCGAGATCTCTCAGGCCGACGAGTCCTAATGTATTCATTACCTTTTCCTTAATCTGTTTCGAAGGGACCTTTCTCAGCTTCAGACCGTAGGCTACATTGTCGAAGACGTTCATGTGCGGAAAGAGCCCGTAGCTCTGGAAAACGGTCGCAGTGTCTCTCTTGTTTGGAGGGAGAAAGGTGATATCTTCGTTTCCCAGAAAGATCCTGCCCTTTGTGGGAAGTTCGAATCCTCCTATCATTCTCAGCGTGGTGGTCTTACCGCACCCGGAAGGCCCGAGGAGAGTGACGAGTTCCCCCGGCTCGATTTCAAAATTTGCGTCGTTCACGGCTACGACATCGGCCTTTCCCCTGAGGTCTTTGAAGATCTTAGTTACGTTTTCTATTCTCACCGAAACGGAAGCCTTTGACATCAAACCACCCCGCAAATCAGGATCAATTAAGATTAACGCTCTTTTCAAGGTATTCGTTCTTTCGCACCAAAAGTCTCATAAGGCCAAAAGTGGCGAAGACTATTATGATGAGAACCGTCGAAAGCACGCTGGCCAGACCGAACCTTATGGATTCGGAGAAATTGTATATCAACACGGTCATGTGGTACCACTGAGCCGAGATCAGGAATATTATGGCGCTCACAGCGGTCATGGATCTTACGAAAGTGTAGGACATACCCGATATGAAGGCCGGCCTTATGAGAGGCAACACTATCGTTCTGAAGACCGTTGTGGAATCTGCGCCCAGGTCCTGCGCCGCTTCCTCTATCGCAGGATCGATCTGACGAAGCGTGGCGACGCCGCCCTCGACTCCCACCGGTAGCTCCCTGATTATGTAATTTAAAACAATGATGGCCCCCGTTCCGATAAGTATGAGTGGCGGTTCGTCGAAGGCCAGTATGTAAGCTATACCGATAAGCGTTCCCGGTATGGCGAAGGGTGCGAGAATCAGCCCTTCGAGAACTCTCTTGCCTGCGAATTTCTTCCTCACGATCACCAGCGCCGCCATCATGGCTATCAATCCGGCGATGGGAGTGGCTATCGCCGAAAGCGTGAAAGTATCTAATATGGCATCGCGCCCCCTCTGGAGAGCCTCGGTGATATTTTTTAGCGTGAAGGAGTAATCTATACCCCAGTTGGCCACGAAACAACCCGCGACGATCGTTCCATAAAGACCGAGAATGAAGACTATGAAAAGCGAGATGAAGGCCACCAGCAAGTATTTGACCGGGCGTGATACCAGATCGCTGAGACGTGCCGAGGGCTTTCCGGTAACGGTGACATAGGACTTTCTGCTCACCCAGTATCTCTGCACCAGAAAGGCCGTGACCGAAGGCAAAAGCAATAGAATAGACAGGGCGGCGCCATGGCCCAACCTGTTGCGGCCGGTCACCTCGATATAAGCCTCTACGGAAAGAACCCTGTAAGAGCCGGCCAGAAGAAGGGGATTGGCGAAATCCGCCAGCGAATTGGTGAAGACGAGAAGCCACGAACTGAGCACCCCGGGAATCGCAAGTGGGAAGGTTATCCGGGAGAAGGTCTTCCACCTGCTGCCATTGAGGTCTAGCGAGGCCTCCTCAAGTGTGGAATCTATGGCATGAAGAACGCCTGACATCGTCAGGAAGGCGATAGGAAACATTCCGATCGTCTGGACGGCCGTAAGACCTCCCAGACCGTAAATGGTGAAATCTTTCAATCCTAGTATCTGTTTGGTTATCAGCCCGTTGCTACCGAAAAGGAGGATCAGCGACAGCGACAGCGAGAAGGGTGGAGAGATGACCGGCAGAAGTCCCATCGTGCCGAGGAAGCGTTTCCCCTTTATCGCGGTCCTGTTTATCACGAAGGCGAAGATGAATCCTATCACAGTGGAGAAGGTGGCCGTAAGCATGCCCAGCTTCACGCTTCCCCAGAGCGCACTCAGGTATTGTCTTGAAGTCAGGATCGAAACCCAGGTGTTCATCGAGAAGCTCCCGTCCTTCAGGAAGGTCAGCCTTACGGCTTCGAAGAGCGGATAAGCCACGAAGATGCCGACCATTA
This portion of the Mesotoga infera genome encodes:
- a CDS encoding ABC transporter substrate-binding protein, encoding MKRVLSILFMVVLLVSPIIAKTTITHWMHYSPARVELILEMAEEFMAANPDIEIELQAIPEGEYKTKLLAALAAGSGPDVAQIPSNAMTEFYNYGLIQPFPESVVTPESIINDYIPAAVEKLVIEGEVYGVPTDVQTIVLFYNPVLFEAAGLDPNRPPQDWNELIEYARKTTIWQDGKMVQSGWGIAGYHPVVETFMRQAGATFWDESGEKIVFEEAQLEALKFITDAVKVEKVYVPEFGSRWTGFKQIKQAMVFGHGAMVGSFLSTGSKDLVFKTALAPAHPVTGSRANVITNWALVIMSDADNSEAAAKWLTYITSADAQKKWMLKTGELPSLKKVLEDPELLSNDLYVPIFESLKYAVPTFSRGWADPASELREIAYNEIINNNMDPKAALEKAIKEINIYLEETFSQF
- a CDS encoding carbohydrate ABC transporter permease; the protein is MVPGKHKVVFFTGILLIALSLFLPFASGKESLMAWDFSLAGVRLPFIIIPLALACIVAYTFGKIFLILALSLVLLIIDLTCIFSKEQWKPALKSKFFLDFFKVTWVGWYLLAVGALLIIVATITLFRDRKRAPYLFLMPMLAGIGFLTFFPALFALFISFRKWNILIANKPFVGLANFEKAFSDEYFWRSIWISFKYALGVIPAKILIAFFFAFLIYAIPKFKGFFRVVYFLPTVTSVVAVSVIWNWIYNPYYGVANYVLSVFGIPPVNWLGDPKTAIWAVAAVAVWRGVGYDIIIFLAGLNDIPRTTVEASQIDGANGWQRLRYILIPLMKPSLVFVFITSTIGAIQVFSEIYMMTGGNAETKTAVYYIWEYGFSRLQMGYASTMSLILFAIILTISLIQMRVTRLLKEE
- a CDS encoding carbohydrate ABC transporter permease; protein product: MASRRTSKVVLYTLAYALLIIFAFIMLMPFVWMLLSTFKDQRELFEFPPKFLPKKLTLNNYIEVFKTVPFVRYYLNSLLVTFSSVVLNLFSSSLAGYAFAKYRFKGREIIFKVILGAMMIPFPVTIIPLYIMVYDLGLVDSYFALIITGSVSIFGTFLMRQFIVNIPDDLLDAARIDGSSEFGTYVRIILPNLRAPLSALAVFSFMSTWNAFLWPLLVVNDDRHRTVQLGVQFFTQRYGDLIHLQITAAAMAIIPIIVLYLFLQKQFIQGITMTGLKG
- a CDS encoding alkaline phosphatase, which produces MRVLLFALLLSIVSLSFATPDNVVLVVGDGMGFNHLFLSELLYGENPATRLFRVSLGLNSPVDALITDSAAAATALFSGVRTVNNAAGLDPSGNPVQSVATVLKERGWKVAMITNARYYDGTPAAFYAHAFRTDDLQITEDLVNSDIDLFVAGGLEKLGLNPFTGKPKKNGTLERLAASGYTVYGLQFEKLFEPIGEKKGSMAFLSMGDNSFENALLPNEMSLPEIVRKSLELIAGPKLFLVVEAARIDDASHINDDAVVKAELLAFQKTVRLLLDSFDNSKTLFLILADHETGGLSIIMGDERAIDLEIAWCSGDHTASYIPILSYGEGSESFSDFLHLSDVNRILLEILGGEVR
- a CDS encoding endonuclease/exonuclease/phosphatase family protein gives rise to the protein MKKALVCLFLLMGMISMALTIKVMTYNIRHARGVDDVVDLQRIIDVVRSEEPDILILNEVDQGNPRTAGIHQAGEIAEALGMNLFFGPTEGTSYYGNAVLARFEIVQARSVTLPQPKWLNAAKRGAAIAAIEIEGVRVLVVGTHLGLAGIKEIETELSEIYSIVRESGLPAIVAGDFNVEYFDLENRMKEVIEELRSVNHYLGIDLHTIPANNPGPQIDYILASREFLPVNAYTVPSLASDHLPVVALLEMGR
- a CDS encoding alkaline phosphatase family protein, which gives rise to MKPRLLFITVDALGPEILARAKAPVIKRIMEEGLSVQKATSHFPTLTTPMMSTILTGCLPDRHGIECNTRLDIGAGRVRGKLRDLKVATIGDILVENGYSVASVQHFMLEGRAGISYTQTDGANTTEMTDLIAGCMEEFDAVFTIFQAVDAAGHRFGPFHERTLAEVEKIDGAIGRLLEVWKGSEFLLVISSDHSMSYADRASDFSIEEFFASMNLKAAFIGEGESFSNLDIAMLRYPTVPIFLLSERARNLRVEITNRLRNERELWRVYSKEEMESLGNGRYGDIACTLNKGVTTARALVEMGGFGYHGTEGEEGTVIAFQGSMLKSRRIPAARLADIVPTTLRILSIESERKFDGENIWSCDDGR
- a CDS encoding PHP domain-containing protein — encoded protein: MGVDFDFHIHTVFSDGSMSFEELLTALKRAGLSKCGITDHFETGLPHSVAVSEANYMDLFNRFKKEAGNSGIEVFLGGETGLGPDGLMLPTGAPPFDFLIASVHRVNGRHKSESDYWREYRTYIERGIEKGGFQILGHVEGYLPTAPLGANGGTFDERREIERYYAAKYLTLDWYASIAPTLVKSGVAVEIHEMSSSPRLEVIDLLQRKGVRFSYGTDSHGPEQLMKREFITRVLNCTRLNEADIFKPEKRRGGARCTR
- a CDS encoding Gfo/Idh/MocA family protein, encoding MHSIAILGAGMMGNVHARAYRAMGEISSLWIIDPVESRAKAISEKYGANVASFEEVLENGVIDIVDICTPTFTHGELAVRALEAGKHVFCEKPVALKIEEARAMDGAAKKSGRKFMVGHVVRFFPQYIRVRELAVAGDIGEIVMARLYRGGSFPSHGIDNWFADIDKSGGVFVDLSIHDFDFLRKLLGPVKTVEARSVALSSERKKDSFDHGMAILRFESGALAHIEGSWAEPTGMPVNFGTFYEFVGTKGMITNSYERETTLRLQTSIDGKPKYSQENTAYYDPYAEELKSFILSIDEDREVPVNGQEAVESLRVALAANLSAKLHRPVELSEVF
- a CDS encoding Gfo/Idh/MocA family protein, yielding MMKIAILGIAHMHGYSYVRALKRMNDIEITGLFDEDRSRMSTACKELGVKPYEHPEELVAGSDGVIVTSENSTHRKFVEIAAKAGKHVLCEKPIATSVEDAEAMIEICRRNSVKLQMAFPVRYSASVRKAREIITGGLLGEVVSLVGTNHGRMPGGWFTDPVLGGGGAVMDHTVHVVDIVRWLLNCEFTQVYATYGTLIHDIPVEDCGLEMFKLSTGQYMTLDCSWSRPKAHPYWGDVTLHIVGTRGTLFLDVFNSKIEVYSNEKGNRWENYGDNLDSLMIEEFLKVLREGKEPFTEGNDGLQSLKVVMAAYRSFREGKVVEV